Proteins from one Thermobifida alba genomic window:
- a CDS encoding SAM-dependent methyltransferase has translation MPNESRHSWMKTTFPAPRELPEGIDPNVPSIARAYDYSLGGKDNFPVDRALVDQMEARYPGVKEVSIQNRRTLVRLARHMAEQGITQFIDLGSGLPTAQNTHQVVQQVNPDCRVVYIDNDPVVLAHGRALLAENENTAVTTADFLRPDEVLDTPEVKRLIDLDQPVGLMLIAILHHIPDEADPAGLVRRYVDALPAGSMVAITSWAYTGLQVQKEITDMAREALGVGYARSREEIRAFFGDLELVEPGLVFHALWRPDTPVDPDNLNPYQQFMLAGLGVKR, from the coding sequence ATGCCGAACGAGTCCCGCCATTCCTGGATGAAGACGACCTTCCCCGCCCCCCGGGAGCTGCCCGAAGGCATCGACCCGAACGTCCCGAGCATCGCCCGCGCCTACGACTACTCCCTCGGCGGCAAGGACAACTTCCCCGTCGACCGCGCCCTGGTCGACCAGATGGAGGCCCGCTACCCCGGCGTCAAAGAGGTCTCGATCCAGAACCGCAGGACCCTGGTCCGCCTGGCCCGCCACATGGCCGAACAGGGCATCACGCAGTTCATCGACCTCGGCTCGGGCCTGCCCACCGCGCAGAACACCCACCAGGTCGTGCAGCAGGTCAACCCCGACTGCCGGGTCGTCTACATCGACAACGACCCCGTGGTGCTGGCCCACGGCCGCGCGCTGCTGGCCGAGAACGAGAACACGGCCGTGACCACCGCCGACTTCCTCCGCCCCGACGAGGTGCTCGACACCCCCGAGGTGAAGCGGCTCATCGACCTGGACCAGCCGGTGGGGCTGATGCTGATCGCGATCCTGCACCACATCCCGGACGAGGCCGACCCCGCTGGGCTGGTGCGCCGCTACGTCGACGCCCTGCCCGCGGGCAGCATGGTGGCCATCACCTCCTGGGCCTACACCGGCCTGCAGGTGCAGAAGGAGATCACCGACATGGCGCGCGAGGCCCTGGGGGTCGGCTACGCCCGCAGCCGGGAGGAGATCCGGGCGTTCTTCGGCGACCTCGAACTGGTCGAGCCCGGGCTGGTGTTCCACGCGCTGTGGCGCCCCGACACCCCGGTCGACCCCGACAACCTCAACCCCTACCAGCAGTTCATGCTGGCGGGCCTGGGCGTCAAGCGCTGA
- a CDS encoding acyltransferase: protein MTVQTSYASRPSAPRRSVTGATPVETAWLDVARIAAITAVVLLHAVAVVVTRDHTALGTATWWTANVVDSAVRWCVPVFIMISGALLLTPRREGLRAFYRRRFSRIGIPLAAWSAFYLSVDLFVERWNDWPDALHRILAGQPAVHLYFLFVLAGLYALTPFLRVLTAHAPRRTLWWAAVLTTALGVADQAISDLAGIGEANAVTRFLPYLGYYLLGHLLRGTVLGRRGVWTAGAVFVASVAATAGLVGATALAHGEWNAQTAYAYDYLSPTVLAMSVALFLLFKPLTGRWRRLTAPDRDTTAARRRLRTLADLSFGVFLVHLILLRELRSFTGIPDHPVAMVATVLAQTAAVLAASLLATAVLRRIPGVRATV, encoded by the coding sequence ATGACCGTCCAGACCTCCTACGCTTCTCGACCGTCCGCGCCGCGACGCTCCGTGACCGGTGCCACACCGGTGGAGACGGCCTGGCTCGACGTGGCCCGGATCGCGGCCATCACGGCCGTGGTCCTGCTGCACGCCGTCGCCGTGGTCGTCACCCGCGACCACACCGCGCTGGGCACGGCCACCTGGTGGACCGCCAACGTGGTGGACTCGGCGGTGCGCTGGTGCGTCCCGGTGTTCATCATGATCAGCGGGGCGCTGCTGCTCACCCCCCGGCGCGAGGGCCTGCGCGCCTTCTACCGGCGGCGGTTCAGCCGCATCGGAATCCCCCTGGCCGCCTGGAGCGCCTTCTACCTGTCCGTCGACCTGTTCGTGGAGCGGTGGAACGACTGGCCCGACGCGCTGCACCGGATCCTGGCCGGGCAGCCCGCGGTGCACCTGTACTTCCTGTTCGTACTCGCCGGGCTGTACGCGCTCACCCCCTTCCTGCGGGTCCTCACCGCCCACGCCCCGAGGCGCACCCTGTGGTGGGCGGCCGTCCTGACGACCGCCCTGGGCGTGGCGGACCAGGCGATCTCCGACCTCGCCGGGATCGGCGAGGCCAACGCGGTCACCCGCTTCCTGCCCTACCTCGGCTACTACCTCCTGGGACACCTGCTGCGCGGCACCGTCCTGGGACGGCGGGGCGTCTGGACCGCCGGCGCGGTCTTCGTCGCCTCCGTCGCCGCCACCGCCGGCCTGGTCGGCGCCACCGCCCTGGCCCACGGCGAATGGAACGCCCAGACCGCCTACGCCTACGACTACCTCTCACCGACCGTGCTGGCCATGTCCGTGGCACTGTTCCTGCTGTTCAAGCCGCTCACCGGACGCTGGCGGCGGCTCACCGCGCCCGACCGCGACACCACCGCGGCCCGCCGGCGGCTGCGCACGCTGGCCGACCTGAGCTTCGGCGTCTTCCTGGTGCACCTGATCCTGCTGCGGGAACTGCGCTCGTTCACCGGCATCCCCGACCACCCGGTCGCCATGGTCGCCACCGTGCTCGCCCAGACCGCCGCCGTGCTGGCCGCCAGCCTCCTCGCCACCGCCGTCCTCCGCCGGATCCCCGGGGTGCGCGCTACCGTGTGA
- a CDS encoding TetR/AcrR family transcriptional regulator has protein sequence MSPDPVVPPATARGGRALRGRDPRRRRAILDAADAVIQREGPDAPMTAIAAEAGISKPILYRHFGDKSGLYRALAERHVDPLMERVREKLREPADLRPRVRATVGTYLRMIGDNLNLYRFLMHRATAEDPRTRGDVGLMVRRFGEEFAETLVAERHIADPVRAQIVAHAVIGMVQAAGEWWLDHPEIAYDDVIEDLTEAVVGAVTGGGAPHAG, from the coding sequence GTGAGCCCCGATCCCGTAGTGCCGCCGGCGACCGCCCGGGGCGGGCGAGCCCTGCGCGGCCGCGACCCCCGCCGCCGGCGCGCCATCCTGGACGCCGCCGACGCCGTCATCCAGCGCGAAGGCCCCGACGCCCCCATGACCGCGATCGCGGCCGAGGCGGGGATCAGCAAACCCATCCTGTACCGCCACTTCGGGGACAAGAGCGGCCTGTACCGCGCCCTGGCCGAACGGCACGTCGACCCGCTCATGGAACGGGTCCGGGAGAAACTGCGGGAGCCCGCCGACCTGCGCCCGCGGGTGCGCGCCACCGTCGGAACCTACCTGCGGATGATCGGCGACAACCTCAACCTCTACCGCTTCCTGATGCACCGCGCCACTGCCGAGGACCCGCGCACCCGCGGCGACGTCGGCCTGATGGTGCGCCGCTTCGGCGAGGAGTTCGCCGAGACGCTGGTCGCCGAGCGGCACATCGCCGACCCGGTGCGCGCCCAGATCGTGGCGCACGCCGTCATCGGCATGGTCCAGGCCGCGGGGGAGTGGTGGCTGGACCACCCCGAGATCGCCTACGACGACGTCATCGAGGACCTGACCGAGGCCGTCGTGGGCGCCGTCACCGGCGGCGGGGCCCCGCACGCCGGGTGA